The stretch of DNA AGTTggagagtttattttcttccctgtttACTTGTGGTTTGAAATAGTCACACAGTgcgttttgttttaaataaacttcAGAACAACGTGTGTCAGCTATGTTTTAGAATATTCCTACAAAAGGAGCCTGAATGAAGGAAGAGCAAAATAAGTAACTCTTTCTAGAtagtgtgattcttttttttttttttctttcctgtacttttcagaatttttttttgtacatttattattttataggaGAAAAACAATTTGCTGTTGTAAAGAGGAAATAAGTTGTATAGGCACAAGGTCTTTCACAATAGGATATGAAAgtgtattttagaaaatacatgattatagggtaaatgtttttctgcatctgttttttGTTGCAGATATGCCAGTCTGTATTTTTGCTGTGCTATTGAGGACCAGGACAATGAACTAATTACCCTGGAAATAATTCATCGTTACGTGGAATTACTTGACAAGTATTTTGGCAGTGTGAGTAGCATTTTGTTTTAGGAAATTGAACgccataatatatattttttaaccttttctgtAACGAGTTTATTATTTGTCTTGAGAATTCTATTTGACAGTAACCTCAAGAGAGGGAAGGAATGACTCTATTTCTTGTCCGTGCAAGTCAGAATTGCCTAGTCAGTTAACTGCCAGAATTGCTTGACCCCACAGACCTACTCATTTAATTATGCTGGTGAGAATGAGGTTTAAAATAGTGAAATAGAAAGGAGTCCAGCTATAAAGATTAATATACTGGAAGTGCTTAGTATAGAATTTAGATTTGGTTAGCAGTTGTAATCATATTACccagaaatatgtaaatatttcaaaagaccAGTCTTTATGAGTAGAAAATCATTATTAAGTTGCCCATGTTAGGAGCTTGCAGAGTCTGGTCTTTCTTAGCTTGCAGGCATTGTGTGTTTCAAGTACTTGAGACTTGAAAGTTAAGCTGACTAAATCAATGATGCTTAGTTAGCAGGATTGCCATTTTTAGATATAATTAGATTAATTCACTCTGGTCAGATTTTATTGACTACCTGATAGTAgataaatatcttctgctttctccaggttttatttatttatttttgcttttcaggtGTGTGAACTtgatatcatttttaattttgagaaggcttattttattttggatgaGTTTCTTTTGGGAGGAGAAGTTCAGGAAACATCCAAGAAGAATGTCCTTAAAGCAATTGAGCAGGCTGATCTACTGCAGGAGGTAAGCTACTCAGAGTTCTCTTAACTAGACACTAGCATGTTTTGCTCTTGCTAGGGAAGTCTCAGTCATCTTGCCTCATTTTTACAGTTTCAGAAATTACTCTGAAGCATGCTTGGCATGTAGTGTCCATGTGCAGTTTATTGATTGGCATATTTGTCAGTCACATCAACTCAGTTATCTGTGGATGTAGTGTTTACTTTGGAGATGATCTGGAGATGGCCCATTTTTGGACCCCAAAACACCAAAGTCCAAACATTTAGAGGGACAGACTACTTTAAGATGGGGAAAGTAGTAGTAATTTGAGAACTCTGTGTCTATTGTTCTGAATTACTTAAGATAACCCCTTATCTCATTAGTGTCTACAATGAGGAGTTGACTGTGAGATTATGGCATTTTCATTCCAAGTTGGTTCATATTTTCatctcatgtccattaagtaCAAATGTAGCCAAGCAAATGATAgtgttttattatactttttgtaGAATCCTCTAGTTTCTTGTTAGCAAAACTAACTGAAAAGTATTTCtacttctctttgcttttcttgaaTACAAACCATGTTTTGTCAAACAGCTACATTCTTGTCTTGCCTTGATATCACAAGAACCATTGAAAAAACCCCCTTCGCTTTCTAATTTCCACAGTTGTCTTGGGTTAAATGTATATTTGATGCTTCTGTACCTTCAATTTCTGAAGCTAAAAATTCATAGATAAGGCTACCTTTCCTGAAAAACTTAATGTACATTAATTCAGGTACCTAGTTGAATTATGCTTTAGTCATAATTGAAGTTTAATCAAATAGAAAATTTATAGCAAGAGGAGGAATTagtcaatattaaaaaatgttacttgttttcattacagtaattatcttttatattattattgaaGGAGGTTTTAAATCAGAgtaaatcttttttcttcattataatttattaacTGTTGGCCTCATTTGGGCTTCTCATTCAGGAGCTCTCAGTAATCCCTCTGCATCAGTCACTGACTTAGGTCAGTTGTGGGGATTGTTTGAAGTTGGGATGACAATAtctataatatatgtaaattaaacaTTAGACAgtgattttttacatttaatgaTACCGAGTTACCAAAACAGGGGTTAAGGTACCGTACTGCAGAAGTGAAGTATTTGTTGACAGCCCTAATACCATCTGCTGCTCACTAGTGAAATGAACACAGccccttttctgtgtgtgtatgatttACTATGGTTTTTTGTTAATTGATTGAATAC from Bos mutus isolate GX-2022 chromosome X, NWIPB_WYAK_1.1, whole genome shotgun sequence encodes:
- the AP1S2 gene encoding AP-1 complex subunit sigma-2 isoform X1; the encoded protein is MQFMLLFSRQGKLRLQKWYVPLSDKEKKKITRELVQTVLARKPKMCSFLEWRDLKIVYKRYASLYFCCAIEDQDNELITLEIIHRYVELLDKYFGSVCELDIIFNFEKAYFILDEFLLGGEVQETSKKNVLKAIEQADLLQEEAETPRSVLEEIGLT
- the AP1S2 gene encoding AP-1 complex subunit sigma-2 isoform X3, giving the protein MQFMLLFSRQGKLRLQKWYVPLSDKEKKKITRELVQTVLARKPKMCSFLEWRDLKIVYKRYASLYFCCAIEDQDNELITLEIIHRYVELLDKYFGSVCELDIIFNFEKAYFILDEFLLGGEVQETSKKNVLKAIEQADLLQEPRHEYFNVPVY
- the AP1S2 gene encoding AP-1 complex subunit sigma-2 isoform X2, with product MQFMLLFSRQGKLRLQKWYVPLSDKEKKKITRELVQTVLARKPKMCSFLEWRDLKIVYKRYASLYFCCAIEDQDNELITLEIIHRYVELLDKYFGSVCELDIIFNFEKAYFILDEFLLGGEVQETSKKNVLKAIEQADLLQESQNEEWGGLSEDIL
- the AP1S2 gene encoding AP-1 complex subunit sigma-2 isoform X4, whose protein sequence is MQFMLLFSRQGKLRLQKWYVPLSDKEKKKITRELVQTVLARKPKMCSFLEWRDLKIVYKRYASLYFCCAIEDQDNELITLEIIHRYVELLDKYFGSVCELDIIFNFEKAYFILDEFLLGGEVQETSKKNVLKAIEQADLLQELIA